One Roseomonas gilardii subsp. gilardii genomic region harbors:
- a CDS encoding PLP-dependent aminotransferase family protein, translating to MTDFRDLADRLAHDLAEDLAAGRRQPGERLPPSRDYAHRQGIAPSTASRVYAELVRRGIVVGEVGRGTFLRATQAPPGLPARERHTDRITDLEVNFSVLPEQGALLAPALARLSRPEALQPLLSHAAAAGDATIRAATTSLLTRAGWAPDPESLLFAGRGQQALSACFTALIAPGERLGLEAMTYPLAKGIAQRLGLALVPLAMDGHGLRPDALAAAHAAHPLRLLYLQPDLHNPLGPSMPEARRREIAALCRSLDILVVEDSVYGFLAEDILPPLAAHAPERVVLVDSLSKRVAPGMTLGILATPPALRPRIAAALRVGGWAAQGFTLAAAAAWMEDGSVAELVRRKRQDARRRNALARDLLGAAGLSLRGDPRAYHLWLELPDPWRAETFVAAAARRRIAVSPAAEFATGPGHAPDAVRLALAAPAEATLRPALETLLELALAGPDATLVG from the coding sequence GTGACCGACTTCCGTGACCTCGCTGACCGCCTCGCCCACGACCTCGCGGAGGATCTCGCCGCCGGCCGCCGCCAGCCGGGCGAACGCCTCCCCCCCAGCCGCGACTACGCCCACCGCCAGGGCATCGCCCCCTCCACCGCCTCCCGCGTCTATGCCGAGCTCGTCCGGCGCGGCATCGTGGTGGGCGAGGTCGGGCGCGGCACCTTCCTCCGCGCCACACAGGCCCCGCCCGGCCTCCCGGCACGCGAACGCCACACCGACCGAATCACCGATCTGGAGGTGAACTTCTCCGTCCTGCCGGAACAGGGCGCGCTCCTCGCCCCCGCCCTCGCCCGCCTGTCACGGCCGGAGGCACTGCAGCCCCTGCTTTCCCATGCCGCCGCCGCCGGCGACGCCACCATCCGCGCCGCCACCACCAGCCTTCTCACCCGCGCCGGCTGGGCGCCCGATCCCGAATCCCTGCTCTTCGCCGGCCGCGGCCAGCAGGCCCTCTCCGCCTGCTTCACCGCCCTCATCGCCCCCGGCGAGCGCCTGGGCCTGGAGGCCATGACCTACCCGCTCGCCAAAGGCATCGCCCAGCGCCTCGGCCTCGCCCTCGTGCCGCTGGCCATGGACGGCCACGGCCTGCGCCCCGATGCCCTGGCAGCGGCCCATGCCGCCCATCCGCTGCGCCTGCTCTACCTGCAGCCGGACCTGCACAACCCGCTCGGCCCCAGCATGCCCGAAGCCCGCCGCCGGGAGATCGCCGCCCTCTGCCGCAGCCTGGACATCCTGGTGGTGGAGGACTCCGTCTACGGCTTCCTCGCCGAGGACATCCTCCCGCCGCTCGCCGCCCATGCGCCGGAACGCGTGGTGCTGGTGGACAGCCTCTCCAAGCGCGTCGCCCCCGGCATGACGCTGGGCATCCTCGCCACCCCGCCCGCCCTGCGCCCCCGCATCGCCGCCGCCCTGCGCGTCGGCGGCTGGGCCGCCCAGGGCTTCACCCTCGCCGCCGCCGCCGCCTGGATGGAGGATGGCAGCGTCGCGGAACTCGTCCGCCGCAAGCGCCAGGACGCCCGCCGCCGCAACGCCCTGGCGCGCGACCTCCTCGGCGCCGCCGGCCTCTCCCTGCGCGGCGATCCGCGCGCCTATCACCTCTGGCTCGAACTGCCCGATCCCTGGCGGGCGGAAACCTTCGTGGCCGCCGCCGCCCGCCGCCGCATCGCCGTCTCCCCCGCCGCCGAATTCGCCACCGGCCCCGGCCACGCCCCCGATGCCGTCCGCCTGGCCCTCGCCGCTCCCGCGGAAGCCACCCTGCGCCCGGCCCTCGAAACCCTGCTGGAACTCGCCCTCGCCGGCCCCGACGCCACCCTCGTCGGCTGA
- a CDS encoding LLM class flavin-dependent oxidoreductase, producing MTVITPGDDHPARNRPISRGNSPGRPPPHTSPNRDHTPHEEDRLPLLRALDALPHSGTRSAADALLQSIDLAVAAEELGADGAYVRVHHFARQLASPFPLLAAMGARTKTIELGTAVIDMRYENPLYMAEDAGAADLISGGRLQLGLSRGSPEQVIDGWRHFGYAPAEGETDADLGRRHAEVFLEVLKGQGFARPNPRPMFPNPPGLLRLEPYSEGLRERIWWGSGSNATAVWAAKLGMNLQSSTLKDDETGEPFHIQQARQIRLYREAWKEAAHGRTPRVSVSRSIFPLLDDRDREYFGRGGKEQDQVGLLGDNTRAIFGRGYTAEPEALIAQLREDEAIAEADTLLLTIPNQLGVEYCAHVIEGILKHIAPALGWR from the coding sequence ATGACGGTCATCACCCCGGGTGATGACCACCCCGCCCGCAACCGCCCCATATCCCGCGGCAACAGCCCCGGGCGCCCCCCGCCCCACACCTCTCCCAACCGGGACCACACACCCCATGAAGAAGATCGGCTTCCTCTCCTTCGGGCACTGGACGCCCTCCCCCATTCCGGCACCCGCAGCGCCGCCGACGCCCTGCTGCAATCCATCGACCTCGCCGTGGCGGCCGAGGAGCTGGGCGCGGACGGCGCCTATGTCCGCGTCCACCACTTCGCCCGCCAGCTCGCCTCGCCCTTCCCGCTCCTCGCCGCCATGGGCGCGCGGACGAAGACGATCGAGCTCGGCACCGCCGTCATCGACATGCGCTACGAGAACCCGCTCTACATGGCGGAGGATGCCGGCGCCGCCGACCTCATTTCTGGCGGCCGCCTCCAGCTCGGCCTCAGCCGCGGCTCGCCCGAGCAGGTGATCGATGGCTGGCGCCACTTCGGCTACGCCCCCGCCGAGGGCGAGACGGATGCCGATCTGGGCCGCCGCCACGCGGAAGTCTTCCTCGAAGTGCTCAAGGGCCAGGGCTTCGCCCGCCCCAACCCGCGCCCGATGTTCCCCAACCCGCCCGGCCTGCTGCGGCTGGAGCCCTATTCCGAGGGGCTGCGCGAGCGCATCTGGTGGGGCTCCGGCTCCAACGCCACGGCCGTCTGGGCGGCGAAGCTCGGCATGAACCTGCAAAGCTCCACCCTCAAGGACGACGAAACCGGCGAGCCCTTCCACATCCAGCAGGCCAGGCAGATCCGCCTCTACCGCGAGGCCTGGAAGGAAGCGGCCCACGGCCGCACCCCGCGCGTTTCCGTCAGCCGCAGCATCTTCCCCCTGCTCGACGACCGGGACCGCGAGTATTTCGGCCGTGGCGGCAAGGAGCAGGACCAGGTCGGCCTGCTCGGCGACAACACCCGCGCCATCTTCGGCCGCGGCTACACCGCCGAGCCCGAGGCCCTGATCGCCCAGCTCCGCGAGGACGAGGCCATCGCCGAGGCCGACACCCTGCTGCTGACCATCCCCAACCAGCTCGGCGTCGAATACTGCGCCCATGTCATCGAGGGCATCCTGAAGCACATCGCCCCCGCCCTCGGCTGGCGCTGA
- a CDS encoding branched-chain amino acid aminotransferase: MTIPTIRVTRTQSPKPRPDEADLTFGKVMTDHMFLMDYEEGKGWHDPRIVPYGPLSMDPATSVLHYGQTVFDGLKAFRGPDGKIRLFRARRHAERLNKSCAALCIPPMDPELIRRSFEELVAVDHDWVPHRAGTSLYIRPTVVATEVQLGVHPAHRLTYFVICSPVGAYYKEGVKPVKILATDKYVRAVRGGLGEAKTAANYAASLAAAQDAEAQGYTQVLWLDGVERRYLDEVGTMNIMVKIGDEVITPPLAGTILDGVTRNSILTLLRDWGVKASERPITIDEVMQAGRDGTLKEMWGTGTAAVVSPVGLLGYKGEKIVINGGETGPLTQKLYEAIVAIQYGTAPDAHGWTSEVKVPAAA, encoded by the coding sequence ATGACCATTCCGACCATCCGCGTGACCCGCACCCAGTCTCCGAAGCCGCGCCCCGACGAGGCCGACCTGACCTTCGGCAAGGTCATGACCGACCACATGTTCCTGATGGACTACGAGGAGGGGAAGGGCTGGCACGACCCGCGCATCGTTCCCTATGGGCCGCTGAGCATGGACCCGGCGACCTCGGTCCTGCATTACGGGCAGACGGTGTTCGACGGGCTGAAGGCCTTCCGCGGGCCGGACGGCAAGATCCGCCTGTTCCGCGCCCGGCGGCATGCCGAGCGGCTGAACAAGTCCTGCGCCGCGCTCTGCATCCCGCCGATGGACCCGGAGCTGATCCGCCGTTCCTTCGAGGAACTGGTGGCGGTGGACCATGACTGGGTGCCGCACCGCGCGGGGACGTCGCTGTACATCCGCCCCACGGTGGTCGCGACGGAGGTGCAGCTCGGCGTGCATCCGGCGCACCGGCTGACCTATTTCGTCATCTGCTCGCCGGTCGGCGCCTACTACAAGGAAGGCGTGAAGCCGGTGAAGATCCTGGCCACGGACAAGTATGTGCGCGCGGTGCGCGGCGGGCTGGGCGAGGCCAAGACGGCGGCCAACTACGCGGCCTCCCTCGCCGCCGCGCAGGATGCCGAGGCGCAGGGCTATACCCAGGTGCTGTGGCTGGATGGCGTGGAGCGGCGCTACCTCGACGAGGTGGGCACCATGAACATCATGGTGAAGATCGGCGACGAGGTGATCACCCCGCCGCTGGCCGGCACCATCCTGGACGGCGTGACGCGCAACTCCATCCTGACCCTGCTGCGCGACTGGGGCGTGAAGGCCAGCGAGCGGCCGATCACCATCGACGAGGTGATGCAGGCCGGGCGCGACGGGACGCTGAAGGAGATGTGGGGCACGGGCACCGCCGCCGTCGTCTCGCCGGTCGGGCTGCTCGGCTACAAGGGCGAGAAGATCGTCATCAACGGTGGCGAGACCGGGCCGCTGACGCAGAAGCTGTACGAGGCGATCGTGGCGATCCAGTACGGCACCGCGCCGGATGCCCATGGCTGGACGAGCGAAGTGAAGGTGCCGGCGGCGGCGTAA
- a CDS encoding DUF1993 domain-containing protein: MSLTLTGLLVPTYRQMLRMLAGLLDKAQQQVPGRAEAILSARLAADMYPLATQLRFAALQAQEAVFRLRGEPMPGSLDELAAEGRHAGEAPGLISDARARIDEALSLLDGLAPDALDGGAGLPVVIELPGGITFDLTGEEYARDWALPQFYFHAVTAYAILRSQGVGIGKADYVPHMFAYLRPGSMPGR; encoded by the coding sequence ATGTCACTCACATTGACCGGTCTTCTCGTTCCCACCTACCGGCAGATGCTGCGCATGCTGGCTGGCCTGCTGGACAAGGCGCAGCAGCAGGTGCCGGGGCGGGCGGAGGCCATCCTCTCGGCCCGGCTGGCCGCCGACATGTACCCCCTGGCGACACAGTTGAGATTCGCCGCGCTCCAGGCGCAGGAAGCGGTGTTCAGGCTGCGGGGAGAGCCGATGCCAGGGTCCCTGGATGAACTGGCGGCCGAAGGGCGTCATGCCGGCGAAGCGCCCGGGCTGATCTCGGACGCCCGGGCGCGGATCGACGAGGCCCTTTCGCTCCTCGATGGCCTGGCTCCGGACGCGCTGGATGGCGGAGCCGGCCTGCCGGTCGTCATCGAGCTTCCGGGAGGCATCACCTTCGACCTGACGGGCGAGGAATATGCCCGCGACTGGGCGCTGCCGCAGTTCTATTTCCACGCCGTGACCGCCTATGCGATCCTCCGGAGCCAAGGGGTCGGGATTGGGAAGGCCGACTACGTGCCTCATATGTTCGCCTATCTCCGGCCAGGGTCCATGCCGGGACGCTGA
- the purB gene encoding adenylosuccinate lyase — MVPRYARPEMTAIWSPETRYKIWFEIEALAAEAMGQLGTIPAEAARVIREKGDLRTAGITAADVERIDEIERTTRHDVIAFLTWLGEGIGPEARFMHQGMTSSDVLDTCLNVQLTRAADLLLADLDALLAALRRRAEEHALTPTIGRSHGIHAEPTTFGIKLAGHWAEFARCRRRLAAAREEVATCAISGPVGTFASVDPRVEAFVAERLGLRAEPVSTQVIPRDRHAAFFCALAITASAIERLATEVRHLQRSEVREAEEYFHPGQKGSSAMPHKRNPVLSENLTGLARVIRGYAAPALENVALWHERDISHSSVERFIGPDATITMDFALARATSMMDKLTVYPEQMKRNLEALGGVVHSQKVLLALTQAGMSREASYAAVQRAAMATWTALGTPNGRSFRDELLSDPEVSAKLDAATLDAAMDPAKDFRHTQATLARVFASEGA, encoded by the coding sequence ATGGTCCCGCGCTACGCCCGCCCCGAGATGACCGCGATCTGGTCGCCCGAGACCCGCTACAAGATCTGGTTCGAGATCGAGGCCCTGGCGGCCGAGGCCATGGGCCAGCTCGGCACCATCCCGGCCGAGGCCGCGCGCGTGATCCGCGAGAAGGGCGACCTCCGCACCGCCGGCATCACCGCCGCCGATGTGGAGCGCATCGACGAGATCGAGCGCACCACCCGCCACGACGTCATCGCCTTCCTCACCTGGCTGGGCGAGGGCATCGGCCCCGAGGCCCGCTTCATGCACCAGGGCATGACCTCCTCGGACGTGCTCGACACCTGCCTGAACGTGCAGCTCACCCGCGCCGCCGACCTGCTCCTGGCCGATCTGGACGCGCTCCTCGCCGCCCTCCGCCGCCGGGCCGAGGAACACGCGCTCACCCCCACCATCGGCCGCAGCCACGGCATCCATGCCGAACCCACGACCTTCGGCATCAAGCTCGCCGGCCATTGGGCGGAATTCGCCCGCTGCCGCAGGCGCCTCGCCGCCGCGCGGGAGGAGGTCGCGACCTGCGCCATCTCCGGCCCCGTCGGCACCTTCGCCTCGGTCGATCCCCGTGTGGAGGCCTTCGTCGCCGAACGCCTGGGCCTGCGCGCCGAGCCCGTCTCCACCCAGGTGATCCCCCGCGACCGCCACGCCGCCTTCTTCTGCGCCCTGGCCATCACCGCCAGCGCCATCGAGCGCCTGGCCACCGAGGTCCGCCACCTCCAGCGCTCCGAGGTGCGGGAGGCCGAGGAATACTTCCACCCGGGCCAGAAGGGCTCCTCCGCGATGCCGCACAAGCGCAACCCGGTGCTGAGCGAGAACCTCACCGGCCTCGCCCGCGTCATCCGCGGCTACGCCGCCCCGGCCCTGGAGAACGTCGCCCTCTGGCACGAGCGCGACATCAGCCACAGCAGCGTCGAGCGCTTCATCGGCCCCGACGCCACCATCACCATGGACTTCGCCCTGGCCCGCGCCACCTCGATGATGGACAAGCTGACCGTCTATCCCGAGCAGATGAAGCGCAACCTCGAGGCCCTGGGCGGCGTCGTCCACAGCCAGAAGGTCCTGCTTGCCCTCACCCAGGCCGGCATGAGCCGCGAGGCCTCCTATGCCGCCGTCCAGCGCGCCGCCATGGCCACCTGGACCGCCCTGGGCACGCCCAACGGCCGCTCCTTCCGCGACGAGCTCCTCTCCGACCCCGAGGTCTCCGCCAAGCTCGACGCCGCGACGCTCGACGCCGCCATGGACCCGGCCAAGGACTTCCGCCACACCCAGGCCACCCTGGCCCGCGTCTTCGCCAGCGAAGGCGCCTGA
- the purC gene encoding phosphoribosylaminoimidazolesuccinocarboxamide synthase encodes MARRRQLYEGKAKILFEGPEPGTLVQYFKDDASASNGAKKGVITGKGVLNNRISEYLMTRLSDIGIPTHFIRRLNMREQLIREVEIIPLELVVRNVAAGSLSTRLGIQEGQRLPRSIIEYYYKNDALQDPMVSEEHITCFGWASTQDLDDMVQLALRVNDFLTGLFLGIGIVLVDLKLEFGRFYENEEVRIVLADEISPDNCRLWDSKTGEKMDKDRFRRDLGKVEEGYQEVARRLGILPEAGVRDLKGPELMQ; translated from the coding sequence ATGGCCCGACGGCGGCAACTCTACGAAGGCAAGGCGAAGATCCTCTTCGAAGGTCCGGAACCGGGCACCCTCGTCCAGTACTTCAAGGATGACGCCTCCGCCTCCAACGGCGCCAAGAAAGGCGTCATCACCGGCAAGGGCGTCCTCAACAACCGCATCAGCGAATACCTGATGACGCGCCTCTCCGACATCGGCATCCCCACCCACTTCATCCGCCGCCTGAACATGCGCGAGCAGTTGATCCGGGAGGTCGAGATCATCCCCCTCGAACTGGTGGTCCGCAACGTCGCCGCCGGCTCCCTCTCCACCCGCCTCGGCATCCAGGAAGGCCAGCGCCTCCCCCGCTCGATCATCGAGTACTACTACAAGAACGACGCCCTCCAGGACCCCATGGTCAGCGAGGAGCACATCACCTGCTTCGGCTGGGCCTCCACCCAGGACCTGGACGACATGGTCCAACTCGCCCTGCGCGTGAACGACTTCCTCACCGGCCTCTTCCTCGGCATCGGCATCGTCCTCGTGGACCTCAAGCTCGAATTCGGCCGCTTCTACGAGAATGAGGAGGTCCGCATCGTCCTCGCCGACGAGATCTCCCCCGACAACTGCCGCCTCTGGGACAGCAAGACCGGCGAGAAGATGGACAAGGATCGCTTCCGCCGCGACCTCGGCAAGGTCGAGGAAGGCTACCAGGAAGTCGCCCGCCGCCTCGGCATCCTCCCCGAGGCCGGCGTCCGCGACCTCAAGGGCCCGGAGTTGATGCAGTAA
- the purQ gene encoding phosphoribosylformylglycinamidine synthase subunit PurQ, whose amino-acid sequence MKAAIVVFPGTNRERDMALALKRASGHEPLMLWHGEHALPPGLDLVVLPGGFSHGDYLRCGAMAAQSPIMQSIKDFAAKGGHVLGVCNGFQILTEAGLLPGALLRNAGLRFLSMDCVLRVERAGTPYTARWQQGETFRAPMAHGDGNYFADEDTLDRLEGEGLVAFRYADRNRNGAVRDIAGILSPNLRILGMMPHPENYADPLTGGEDGLPLFQSIAETLVGA is encoded by the coding sequence ATGAAGGCCGCCATCGTCGTCTTCCCCGGCACCAACCGCGAGCGCGACATGGCCCTCGCCCTGAAGCGCGCCTCGGGCCACGAGCCCCTGATGCTCTGGCATGGCGAGCACGCCCTCCCCCCGGGCCTCGACCTCGTCGTCCTCCCCGGCGGCTTCTCCCATGGGGACTACCTCCGCTGCGGCGCCATGGCCGCCCAGTCCCCCATCATGCAGTCCATCAAGGACTTCGCGGCCAAGGGCGGCCACGTCCTCGGCGTCTGCAACGGCTTCCAGATCCTCACCGAGGCCGGCCTCCTCCCCGGCGCCCTCCTCCGCAACGCCGGGCTCCGCTTCCTCTCCATGGACTGCGTCCTGCGCGTCGAACGCGCCGGCACCCCCTACACCGCGCGCTGGCAGCAGGGCGAAACCTTCCGCGCCCCCATGGCCCATGGCGACGGCAACTATTTTGCCGATGAGGACACGCTGGACCGGCTGGAGGGCGAAGGCCTCGTCGCCTTCCGCTACGCCGACCGCAACCGCAACGGCGCCGTCCGCGACATCGCCGGCATCCTCTCCCCCAACCTCCGTATCCTCGGCATGATGCCCCACCCCGAGAACTACGCGGACCCCCTCACCGGCGGCGAGGACGGCCTGCCGCTCTTCCAGAGCATCGCGGAAACCCTGGTCGGGGCCTGA
- a CDS encoding transposase has product MRHPSRLSPPQPFRPLTDDEWLALLPHILPRSPAGRPIADLRLRMDAIFHLALTPDPWRALPPHYGNPATIARYFRRLTHNGLWTRLLTLLAETHPSHPLRAIEHRICRAARRAYRILGLRLILLARRLGLRSALPGPPWLLPDPDLSETLRRVKIPPFPTRYGTLTAYRNWLKTLAALHRTAGGRARLPNRLRHAWP; this is encoded by the coding sequence ATGCGCCACCCCTCCCGCCTCTCCCCACCCCAACCCTTCCGCCCCCTGACCGACGACGAGTGGCTCGCTCTCCTCCCCCACATCCTCCCGCGCTCCCCCGCCGGCCGCCCCATCGCCGACCTGCGCCTCCGCATGGACGCCATCTTCCACCTCGCCCTCACCCCGGACCCCTGGCGTGCCCTCCCACCCCACTACGGCAACCCCGCCACCATCGCCCGCTACTTCCGCCGCCTCACCCATAACGGCCTTTGGACCCGCCTCCTCACCCTCCTGGCCGAAACCCACCCCAGCCACCCCCTCCGCGCCATCGAGCACCGCATCTGCCGCGCCGCCCGCCGCGCCTACCGCATCCTCGGCCTGCGCCTCATCCTCCTCGCCCGCCGCCTCGGCCTCCGCTCCGCCCTCCCGGGCCCGCCCTGGCTCCTCCCCGATCCGGATTTGTCCGAAACCTTGCGTCGGGTGAAAATCCCGCCCTTTCCAACGCGCTACGGCACCCTCACCGCCTACCGGAACTGGCTGAAAACCCTCGCCGCCCTTCACCGCACCGCCGGCGGCCGCGCTCGCCTCCCCAACCGCCTGCGCCACGCCTGGCCGTGA
- the purL gene encoding phosphoribosylformylglycinamidine synthase subunit PurL: MSSPAPLAPAQLEADRAKQLAAEFGLKPDEFERVLAILGRQPSLTELGIFSVMWSEHCSYKSSRVWLKELPTKAPWVIHGPGENAGVIDIGEGLAAIFKMESHNHPSFIEPYQGAATGVGGILRDVFTMGARPIANLNALRFGSPSNPVTKRVLDGVVRGIGGYGNCVGVPTVGGEVNFHPRYDGNPLVNAMTVGIAPKDRIFLSAAAGIGNPVVYVGSKTGRDGIHGATMSSAEFNADSEEKRPTVQIGDPFAEKLLIEACLELMATDAIVAIQDMGAAGLTSSGVEMAGKGGVGIEMNLDNVPQREDGMTAYEMMLSESQERMLIVLRPGAEHIAEDIFRKWELDFAVVGHITDTGRIVVKHKGQVEADIPLTPLESEAPLYRRPTAETPKQPTLNPAEIPSPTSIGEALQTLIASPDLCSRRWIWDQYDATVGGNTTRRPGGADAAVVRVGEGTRALAMTTDCTPRYVLADPEMGGTQAVAEAWRNLTATGALPLAITDNMNFGNPEKPEIMGQFASAVRGMAAACKALDFPVVSGNVSLYNETEGRPILPTPAIGAVGVLEDVSKATRLAAPANATLILLGATQGHLGQSLWLREIAGREDGAPPPVDLATERHTGDFLRAQITEGRIQAAHDCADGGLLVTIAEMLMEGDTGLRLRDVAGAIPAHAFWFGEDQSRYVVATADAQALLAAAQATGIPATILGETGGKDLVLPDGTAISVASLRAANEATLPALMEGN, encoded by the coding sequence ATGTCCAGCCCCGCCCCCCTCGCGCCCGCCCAACTGGAGGCGGATCGCGCCAAGCAGCTCGCCGCGGAATTCGGCCTGAAGCCGGATGAGTTCGAGCGTGTCCTCGCCATCCTCGGCCGTCAGCCCTCCCTGACCGAGCTCGGGATCTTCTCGGTGATGTGGTCGGAACACTGCTCCTACAAATCCAGCCGCGTCTGGCTGAAGGAGCTTCCGACCAAGGCCCCCTGGGTCATCCACGGCCCGGGGGAAAACGCCGGCGTCATCGACATCGGCGAAGGGCTGGCCGCCATCTTCAAGATGGAATCCCACAACCACCCCAGCTTCATCGAGCCCTACCAGGGCGCCGCGACCGGCGTCGGCGGCATCCTGCGCGACGTCTTCACCATGGGCGCCCGCCCCATCGCCAACCTCAACGCCCTGCGCTTCGGCTCGCCGAGCAACCCGGTCACGAAGCGCGTCCTCGACGGCGTCGTCCGCGGCATCGGCGGCTACGGCAACTGCGTCGGCGTGCCCACGGTGGGCGGCGAGGTGAACTTCCACCCCCGCTACGACGGCAACCCTCTGGTCAACGCCATGACCGTGGGCATCGCGCCAAAGGACCGCATCTTCCTCTCCGCCGCCGCCGGCATCGGCAACCCCGTGGTCTATGTCGGCTCCAAGACCGGCCGCGACGGCATCCACGGCGCCACCATGTCCAGCGCCGAATTCAACGCGGACAGCGAGGAGAAGCGCCCCACCGTCCAGATCGGCGACCCCTTCGCGGAGAAGCTGCTGATCGAGGCCTGCCTCGAACTCATGGCCACCGACGCCATCGTCGCGATCCAGGACATGGGCGCCGCCGGCCTCACCTCCTCCGGCGTGGAAATGGCTGGCAAGGGCGGCGTGGGCATCGAGATGAACCTCGACAACGTCCCGCAGCGCGAGGACGGCATGACCGCCTACGAGATGATGCTCTCCGAATCGCAGGAGCGCATGCTGATCGTCCTCCGCCCCGGCGCCGAGCACATCGCGGAAGACATCTTCCGCAAGTGGGAACTCGACTTCGCCGTCGTCGGCCACATCACCGACACCGGCCGCATCGTGGTGAAGCACAAGGGCCAGGTCGAGGCCGACATCCCCCTCACCCCCCTGGAATCCGAGGCCCCCCTCTACCGCCGCCCCACCGCGGAAACGCCGAAGCAGCCCACGCTGAACCCGGCGGAAATCCCCAGCCCCACCAGCATCGGCGAGGCCCTGCAAACCCTGATCGCCAGCCCGGACCTCTGCTCCCGCCGCTGGATCTGGGACCAGTACGACGCCACCGTCGGCGGCAACACCACCCGTCGCCCCGGCGGCGCCGATGCGGCGGTCGTCCGCGTCGGCGAGGGCACCCGCGCGCTGGCCATGACCACCGACTGCACCCCACGCTATGTCCTGGCCGATCCGGAAATGGGCGGCACCCAGGCCGTGGCCGAGGCATGGCGCAACCTCACCGCGACCGGCGCCCTGCCCCTCGCGATCACCGACAACATGAACTTCGGCAATCCGGAGAAGCCCGAGATCATGGGCCAGTTCGCCAGCGCCGTCCGCGGCATGGCCGCCGCCTGCAAGGCGCTGGACTTCCCGGTCGTGAGCGGCAACGTCTCCCTCTACAACGAGACCGAGGGCCGCCCCATCCTCCCCACCCCCGCCATCGGCGCGGTGGGCGTGCTGGAGGACGTGTCGAAGGCCACCCGCCTCGCCGCCCCCGCCAACGCCACCCTCATCCTCCTGGGCGCCACCCAGGGCCATCTGGGCCAGTCCCTCTGGCTGCGCGAGATCGCGGGCCGGGAGGACGGCGCCCCCCCGCCCGTGGACCTCGCCACCGAGCGCCACACTGGCGACTTCCTCCGCGCCCAGATCACGGAAGGCCGCATCCAGGCCGCCCATGACTGCGCCGATGGCGGCCTCCTGGTCACGATCGCGGAAATGCTGATGGAGGGCGACACCGGCCTCCGCCTCCGCGACGTGGCCGGCGCCATCCCCGCCCATGCCTTCTGGTTCGGGGAGGATCAGTCCCGCTACGTCGTCGCCACGGCGGACGCACAGGCCCTCCTCGCCGCCGCCCAGGCCACCGGCATCCCCGCCACGATCCTGGGGGAGACCGGCGGCAAGGACTTGGTTCTCCCGGACGGCACCGCCATATCCGTGGCTTCGCTGCGGGCCGCCAATGAGGCTACCCTGCCCGCACTGATGGAGGGGAACTGA
- a CDS encoding BolA family protein, with translation MAMEQAEIEALIRAAIPDARVTIEDLAGDGDHYAATVVSEAFRGKSRVQQHQLVYAALRGRMGGELHALALQTSAPD, from the coding sequence ATGGCCATGGAGCAAGCCGAGATCGAGGCGCTGATCCGCGCCGCTATCCCGGACGCCCGCGTGACCATCGAGGATCTGGCGGGCGACGGCGACCACTACGCCGCCACCGTCGTGTCCGAGGCCTTCCGCGGCAAGTCCCGCGTCCAGCAGCACCAGCTCGTCTACGCCGCGCTGCGGGGCCGCATGGGGGGCGAACTCCACGCCCTCGCCCTGCAGACCTCCGCCCCCGACTGA
- the grxD gene encoding Grx4 family monothiol glutaredoxin, which yields MSDVSARIQQEITENPVVLYMKGTPAFPQCGFSARVVQILSHVGVPFKGVNVLADPELREGIKTFTNWPTIPQLYVQGEFVGGCDIVMEMFQSGELQTLLQDKNIPTGQAA from the coding sequence ATGAGCGACGTCAGCGCCCGCATCCAGCAGGAGATCACCGAGAACCCGGTGGTCCTCTACATGAAGGGCACCCCGGCCTTCCCGCAATGCGGCTTCTCCGCCCGGGTGGTCCAGATCCTCAGCCATGTCGGCGTGCCCTTCAAGGGCGTGAACGTCCTGGCCGACCCCGAGCTGCGCGAAGGCATCAAGACCTTCACCAACTGGCCGACCATCCCCCAGCTCTATGTCCAGGGCGAGTTCGTCGGCGGCTGCGACATCGTCATGGAGATGTTCCAGTCCGGTGAGCTCCAGACCCTGCTCCAGGACAAGAACATCCCCACGGGCCAGGCCGCCTGA